In the genome of Stomoxys calcitrans chromosome 4, idStoCalc2.1, whole genome shotgun sequence, the window TCTAAGTGTGTCTAAAGGCAGACTGCATCCTTGTGTCAAGGACGAGATTGTAAGGATCTAGCATACtatttttaaggcaaacaaatttAACAAATCTTTGTGTTCAAGACTTACTTTTAAAAACCAAGCATAAAATCATAACAATCAGGAGCATTTACTCGTCATTTAGGACAACATCGCTTCCTTAGTATTACGAACAAATTCTTCTGTAGCAAGACACAAAGTGCCAGCTCATCCTCCTTTTTTTCTGTACATTTAAATATTTCTGTTAATAAGAGACAACAAATATGTCACAAACATCAGCAGCTAAGCCTACTATACGTTACTGACATTTTGATGTTTCCTATACTTGAAGTTAATATCCCTCATGGATTTCATACATCAACATTATGATGGAGGTGATAAACTTTTGGTAATGACTGGTTGGCCGTGATCAGAATTGCAGCAGAAAACACAGAAGATTTAGATGAAAACAAGAGTGATTACAAGTAACAGGTTTTCCCTGGGAGTTCTGTGTGCAATTTGTTTTAAGTCAATGGTCTGGTTTTCTTTGGTAATGGAATTGCGTCTTCCATGCGGTCATCCTACCATGCCCCAAAACATGTACGCTATGTCAGTGGTATTGGTGCTTTTGTTATAATGTCATCGATTGCAACAGAAGAGTGGGGCAAGCAACCAACAAGATGAGTCGATGGCTTACAAATCTAGAATATTTGCTGTGTGTGACCAATGGCCAGTGGTGAGTGACTTGAGCGAGTTGACTTGACATTTTGCAGGCTTGCGAAAATAATGGAATCTTCTTTTGCTTCGTTTTCTGGGGCGTTACTAAGCTGCAACTATAAATACCACAACTTCCGTAAGTAAAACAAACAGTCTTTCGAAGGCATTCAGCGAAACACCAAAGCATCCTGTAGACGAACCTGAGCATTTTCGTATAAACCGAATTATAGCAGCAGCCATGAAAGTATTGATTGTCCTTTGCGCTCTGTTGGCAGTAGCTTCAGCCGGATTTATAGGCGGCTATGGTGGTGGTTGGAATTCAGGCTGGCATGGTGGATATTCCTCTTATCCCAGAGTGGTAAAAGTGATACGCCTTGGTGGCGGTGGATGGAGCGGTGGCGGTTATGGAGGTGGCAGTTATGGAAGTGGCTACATTGGCGGTGGCTATCATGGTGGCTACTATGGCGGAGGAGGTCATGGGGGATGGTGGTGAAAAAAGTACGCACTGAGCAATTCCTTCATGTGTTAACACGTGAACTTATTTTAACTTCAGTTTGAATGTAAAGTAAATGTAAATTTGTGATTCTTCTTGTTCTATGCCCCTTTATGttgtgaataaaattttgttaatgcaCAAAAATATCAACTTGTAATTTGTTAATTTGCAAATTGTTAATGGTTATTTTGTTCCCAGATGTTGTAAAAAACGTTTTTTCTCATACATAAATCAATAGATGTTGGAAAATATTATGGGAACAATTCTTTGAGTTGTCTATAATAGATTCAAAATGTTATATCAAAGACTATGACAAACCGATAACTAGACAGTTGAAACATTACATTGGTATAAACTATGAATGATCATATATTGCTAAAAATTGTGTGCTTAGTAATATATAGGAAAATTGGATTCTTTTGCTAATAATTCCGAGTATTTCATACTAAATTAAGGGACACTTAGAATATGCCaaaatcttttttaaaaattttagttactacgtCCAGATTTACACTTATAAATCTGGCGATATCCATATATGAATGTCAGAGCTAAACCAGTTTTCATAATGTCCTTGGGATAATAAAGTGAGTTTCTGAGTCGACTGCATTATCGCATGCTGCATCATTCCCACTGCAGTTGTGCCATATACAGTAACGCACAAAACTAAAGTACGGACTTATGTCAGCTACAATTTCctttaacaaaaatttgaacGTTgcacatataaaaaaattttttttattctttggttCTTAAACTCcctatttaaagaaaatatatctTTTAAACACTTCactctttaattttttaagttttagtaTTTGGAAAAGCAATCGAATGTCTAAAACTGAAGCGACAAAACTAAAGCACACATTAAAAGTTGTATACCTTCTTAAATAGTTCCTAATTGTTATCAAGTAGAAGGGTCGTAATTCAGAGTTTTCAACAAGAGGTGTTATATTGAGCGCTCTGTATATTCCTTTAAGCTgatgtttttatactctccaccataggatggaggtaaactaacttcgtcattctctttgtaacaccctgaaatatgcgtctgaaagcccctaaagtatagatattcttgatcgtcatgtcattttaagtcgatctagccacgtccgactgtatgtctgtcgaaagcacgctaacgaaggagttaagctagccgcttgaaattgtgcacaaatgcctttatatcaaaacatggaccggtttgggCTAAACTCGGCACGGGCATTGAatagtctaataagtacaattcattgttcaattttgtagaacaaaatataggtctttCTGGTGCTAttcccaaatatagaccgatctggatgtcgaaaagcttaacaggTATATCGAAGGACCAACAtaactttctgtcccaaatttcggtgacatcgaacaataaatgcgccttttgtgtgcccaagactttatatcgagagatgggtctatatggcagctatgtgcaaatctgaaccgatctggacaaaattgcagaaggatattaggtaaggttaggttgaaaagagggtgtagataataatccgcccatgccactatgggcatacacctatttcagtaatcggcttgttgtgcgctctaaaaactatgaagtaacctctaaaaagaaaattttaagttaggaattccgtgatacttacaaaatccttaattgttttcaatgccactcccctaagttggtacatgtctgatattgtgtctccacctaagtaccggtatctgttggacgcaaaagccgggcaatgacaaaggaaatgctacaacgtctcatcatcttccccccatgccctacacatgctatcacttgccgcaccgattttacataagtgagctcgtagtcctatgtgtcccgttatgataccaatagctatactgacctcctttttgcttactttcagtaatagcctcgtcttctcacgatctggatccccccatagaattttcgccgtcctaccgactgtttcgctgttcgctgctgcatgcgcattcgtcgaaggggcctaacaccacacattgtcccaaattttggcaaaattaggCAACAAATGCgcaatttatgggcccaagaccttaaatcgagaaatcggtctatagggcagctataccaaTATCTGGACCgaacaaattaaagaagaatgtcggggggcctaacaaagctcactgtcccacagtgcaaattattaaaatttattatcaaaatgctctgtttagaaagttcattgcgccgttaagaaatttcatcatcatcgctcatttttggctcaatgggtgcgTATATAAGCAGAATTGGTGAtgttgaagtgaagatcagccagaagcaatgcatccagaacaagtaagagcctgctaagttcggccgagccgaattttaTACATCctataccatggatcgcattaaataagaatatgctattgtgtaatatatcagttcattcggataagaattgctcctctTAGGGGTTCAagtagcaaaatcgggagaaaatTGGGAGCTGAAtccagctattgatcgattcagaccatataagacacgtatgttgaaggtcatgagagaagccgttgtacaaaatttttttcaaattgtatgaaaattgcgccctctaaaagctgacaaaatcaagatcccatatcggtttatatggcagctgtatcagtttatgtgccgatttgcgccatacttagcacagttattgaaagtcatgacaaaacacctcatgcaaaatttcatccaaatcggatgagaattgcgcgctctattggcccaagaaatcaaggtccaagatcggtttatatgacatctataaaagattacgaaccgatttgaattatattgtatttaacacagttattggaaaagataccaaaacactacgttctactgtttatatagcagctatatcaggttatgaaccgacttgaaccatacttagcgcagttgttggaagtgataccaaaacaccacgtgcaaaatttcagtcaactcggatgagaattgcgccctctagagactcaagaagtcaagacccaagatcggtttatatggcagctatatcaaaacatggatcgatttggaccaattacaatcccaaccgacctacactaataaaaagtaaaattgcaaattttgcccatgaacattccactaaggaacaggggaaaacttctcacatatcaatgagtgcagtccgattcaa includes:
- the LOC106091852 gene encoding ctenidin-3, with product MKVLIVLCALLAVASAGFIGGYGGGWNSGWHGGYSSYPRVVKVIRLGGGGWSGGGYGGGSYGSGYIGGGYHGGYYGGGGHGGWW